The stretch of DNA CGCGGCGAACCTCCCTCCATCGCATTTGTCCTCACCGACCGCCGCGAGAATCATCCGGAGCTCCCCTTGCAGGCGCGCCGCGTTGTCCAGGATGTTGGTGACGATCTGGCAGTACGCGTCGGGCACGATGCCGGTCGGAGGCGAGCCAATGTCCAGGTCGAGGTCCACGAACTCATCGAACGGGAACTTGCGCCTGTAGTGGCCGATAACGTGTCTGGGCGGGACGCCCCAGTATCCGATCAGCTTGGATCGACGCATGGTTTCGAGCGGCAGTATAGCACACGTCGTCGCTGTCAGTCCAGGCGCGCTTGAGCCTTGACAGCCGCTTCGAGCCTGTGCTAATCTCAGGCTGTCCGTGCCGCCCTCCAGGTACCAAAATCCATACTGATGGCGCATACCCTGACATGATCCTCAAAAAGCTGGAAATCCAAGGGTTCAAGAGCTTCGCGGAGCGCACCGAGATCAACTTCTCTTCCGGTGTTATCGCGGTGGTCGGACCAAACGGAAGCGGCAAGAGCAACATATCGGATGCGATCCTATGGGTGCTTGGAGAGCAAAACATCCGCAACATTCGGGGCGAGAAGGCGCAGGATGTGATCTTCAACGGCACGGACAAGCGCCGTCCGGTCGGAATGGCGGAAGTCTCTCTCACGGTAGACAACACCAGCGGTCGGCTCCCGATTGATTTCTCCGAAGTGACTGTCACCCGCCGCGCCTATCGGAGTGGTGACAGCGAGTTCCTCATCAACAAGACCCCTTGCAGACTCAAGGACATATATGAACTCTTCCTCGACACGGGGGTCGGCAGGGGTGCGTACTCGATTGTCAGTCAGGGCGAGATTGACGCGATGCTCTCAGCCAACCCTGAGGATCGTCGCGCGCTTTTCGACGAGGCGGCTGGCATCAAGAAGTATCGAGTGCGCAAACGGGAGGCCGTCCGCAAGCTCGAGAGCACGGAGCAGAACCTCAACCGCGTCAACGACATTATCAACGAGATCGAGCTTCAGATCGAGCCGATGCGAAAGCAGGCCGAGACTGCAGCCCACTACCTCGAGCTTACATCGCGCCTTAGTGAGATCGAGATCGGGATACTGATCAACGACCTCCAGCGCTTCTCTGCGGAAATCGAGCATGTCCGCGAGGAGAACTTGACGTGCGGCAAGGAAGTCTCGGACTCCGATGCTCTGCTGGCGGCTCTGGAAGAGGAGAAGACAGCTCTCGCCGTTGACCTCGCGAATGCCGATGCGCAGGTCGAGAGATACCGGGCGATGCACCAGGAGGCCGTGACGCGGGTCGAGCGCACCGAGAGCCAGATCGCTCTCGTGAAACAGCGACACGCGGCGGCCTCGAGCGCGGAGGCCCTGCTCGAGCAGGAGATAGAGCAGCTGCGGGCTCGGATGGCGCAGGCCGAACAGCACAAAGCCAGTCTATCGGCGGAAGATGGCCACGTAGTGGACCAGGAGAAGGCCCTGAGCGACCAACTGGCCGCCAAGACCGTCGAGGCCGAGAACCTGCAGCGGCGGATCGAAGAGTCGTCCCAGGCTGGCACACGCCGCAAGGCGGACTATATCGAACTGGCTAAGCAACTTGCCGCTCAGCGGAACGAGTTGACGAACAACGCTTCGCGCATCGAGAACCTGCAGACGCTTCTGGCGAAGCGCGACCAGGAGATGTGCAACGCCCAGAAGTCGGTAGCCGCGGCGAGTTCGGAGCGTGATCGGCTGTCGGCCGAGTGCGAATCGGTCAGGGTGAAGGCTGCGTCGGTCGCCGAAGAGATGGCCTCCGTGCGGGCGTCTGCAGAGGCGAAGCGCGAAGAACTGGCTGATCTGATGGCGAGTTCTCAGCGGACCGCTCAGTCGATCGTCGAGAGGCAGTCTCGGCTTCGCACGCTTCAGGAGATGGAAGAGGCCAGAGAAGGTTACTACCTCGGCGTGAAGTCCGCCATGTCTGCGGCTAAGTCGGGAGAGATCGAGGGCAGCTACGCGGTTGTCGCCGACGTGATCAAGGTGCCAAAGGGATATGAGACAGCCTTCGAAGTTGCATTGGGCGGCAGCCTGCAAGACATCATCACGGATACCGAGAGAGAGGCGAAGGCGGGGATCGAGTTCCTGAAGCGGAACAAGGCGGGGCGAGCGACGTTCCTTCCTCTGAACCTCATGCGTCACAGCGTCTCGCCGCATCTCAAGGATCTGGTCGGCAAGAACGGAGTCCTCGGCCTGGGCAATGACCTCGTCAGGTTTGACTCGAAGTACCGCCCGGCGATCGACGCTCTTCTGGCGAAGGTCGTAGTTGCGAAGGACATAGATTCCGCATTGGCGGCATCGAAGGCGGCGATCGGCTGGAGCAAGATCGTAACCTTGGACGGAGAGTTGGTCGCTCCGAGCGGAGCGATGACGGGCGGCGCTTCGCCGGGCAGAGGCGTCCATCTCCTGACCCGCAAGCAGGAGATCATCAACTTAGAATCTGAGATCAAGGAGTGCCAACGCGCTGCATCAGCGCAGGCGTCTGATATAGAGTCCTGCCGGCTGGAGTCGGGGCTTCTGGTGGCGACGCAGAAGGATTTGGAGGAAGAGGATACCTCGCTCAAGATGAACTTGCTCGAAGGCGAGCGCCGTCTTGATTTCTCTGCGAGAGAGCTGACGCGGCTTGCTCGAGACCTGGAAACCCTCAAGGTCGAACGTGAAGATGCGTTGGAGAGTCTGGAAAATGCGCGCGAGCGTGACGCTGAACTGAGGAGATCACTCGCGCTTGCGGATGAAGAAAACCACAGCCTGGACGATACCATGGCGCAGGGTGAGCACGAGCTGCGGAGTCTCCAGGAGGAATACGATGCGCTCAACGGCGAGATAGGCCGCATCAGCGTCGCGCTGGCCAGCCTGACTCAGAAACGCATATCCATAGAGCAGACTCTCGGCACCTCGGACGGCTCGATCCGGCAGATTATGGAAGAGATACATCGCAAGAACGACCGGATTGCCGGGGTTCGAGTGGAGATCGAAACCACTGGGAACGAGAGCGACGAACTAGATTCTTTACTGAAGCAGCTGC from Armatimonadota bacterium encodes:
- the smc gene encoding chromosome segregation protein SMC; amino-acid sequence: MILKKLEIQGFKSFAERTEINFSSGVIAVVGPNGSGKSNISDAILWVLGEQNIRNIRGEKAQDVIFNGTDKRRPVGMAEVSLTVDNTSGRLPIDFSEVTVTRRAYRSGDSEFLINKTPCRLKDIYELFLDTGVGRGAYSIVSQGEIDAMLSANPEDRRALFDEAAGIKKYRVRKREAVRKLESTEQNLNRVNDIINEIELQIEPMRKQAETAAHYLELTSRLSEIEIGILINDLQRFSAEIEHVREENLTCGKEVSDSDALLAALEEEKTALAVDLANADAQVERYRAMHQEAVTRVERTESQIALVKQRHAAASSAEALLEQEIEQLRARMAQAEQHKASLSAEDGHVVDQEKALSDQLAAKTVEAENLQRRIEESSQAGTRRKADYIELAKQLAAQRNELTNNASRIENLQTLLAKRDQEMCNAQKSVAAASSERDRLSAECESVRVKAASVAEEMASVRASAEAKREELADLMASSQRTAQSIVERQSRLRTLQEMEEAREGYYLGVKSAMSAAKSGEIEGSYAVVADVIKVPKGYETAFEVALGGSLQDIITDTEREAKAGIEFLKRNKAGRATFLPLNLMRHSVSPHLKDLVGKNGVLGLGNDLVRFDSKYRPAIDALLAKVVVAKDIDSALAASKAAIGWSKIVTLDGELVAPSGAMTGGASPGRGVHLLTRKQEIINLESEIKECQRAASAQASDIESCRLESGLLVATQKDLEEEDTSLKMNLLEGERRLDFSARELTRLARDLETLKVEREDALESLENARERDAELRRSLALADEENHSLDDTMAQGEHELRSLQEEYDALNGEIGRISVALASLTQKRISIEQTLGTSDGSIRQIMEEIHRKNDRIAGVRVEIETTGNESDELDSLLKQLRDACRDTGAQSEQWRKTKKAVLDSSMEVSERVKEIVRGRDQLVQKIHAAELKEARLEVQIAQAAARLLDEYDITTEDALHRTPPEVRHGSATEVMRLRREIRDMGEVNTGAVHEFSRLTERYGFLSSQRQDLLDAREKLTDAIREIDEGTRGVFTETLDQIRTAFEVMFTRMFGGGATELALTNPEDVLESGIDVIVQLPSKKRQSLELLSGGERALTASALMFALLSIRPSPFCLLDEVDAPLDEANVERFADIVKEFAEKSQMIVITHNKATMEAADILYGVTMQEPGISKLVSVKMSDMAEESAV